The proteins below come from a single Thermoflexus hugenholtzii JAD2 genomic window:
- a CDS encoding N-6 DNA methylase, protein MRSLPWSWEPADTQRERHFRRREKVLGQFFTPPRLAAWMVETALGWLPHPVSMLDPACSDGAFLEPAARHGFSEAIGIEVDPEVLATARERLRAFPSVSLHGANALEWVHELEGRFDLVATNPPFSAKYGRVQDPWLLGRFALAAGRRSEAIEVLFLELSVRALREGGILAIVLPEGLFANLPYRRVREWLLRHVRPLAIISLSRRFFPAKTCTLFARKGGLPSAVRLAHAEDEEDLDRISEEIRQGKGFHQPLEALGESWAPLHHLTPPTPSAAFPLLPLGELLHEMRGGHAEYGPRRAFSESGIPFLSAKTVTPWGIDLRRDGRRIRPGSPMDHPGARARKGDVLFVRVGVGCIGRAAVVLEDDEEGIADDYLYIYILRFRPDRMRPEFFALLTQTRFFRGALRRIWRGTGTVTVPQRLLRELPVPVPPLSTQEPFAAAYRDLHRRAREGVAAMEEIQRIIARLEALLEESGDAPLIHSGPLGSNSETNPLRSASHPTHGSGTPSPGGKADRRSSGSSAS, encoded by the coding sequence ATGCGGTCATTACCCTGGTCATGGGAGCCCGCGGATACGCAGCGCGAACGACACTTCCGCCGCCGGGAGAAGGTCCTCGGGCAGTTTTTCACTCCGCCGCGGCTGGCGGCGTGGATGGTGGAGACGGCCCTTGGCTGGCTTCCCCACCCGGTCTCCATGCTGGATCCCGCATGCAGCGATGGGGCGTTCCTGGAGCCGGCGGCCCGTCATGGGTTCTCGGAGGCCATCGGCATCGAGGTGGATCCGGAGGTCCTGGCGACGGCGAGGGAGCGGCTCCGGGCTTTCCCTTCGGTTTCCCTGCACGGGGCCAACGCCCTGGAGTGGGTGCACGAGCTGGAGGGTCGCTTTGATCTGGTGGCCACCAACCCGCCGTTCTCCGCGAAGTACGGCCGCGTGCAGGACCCCTGGCTGCTGGGGCGATTTGCGCTGGCGGCCGGGCGGCGAAGCGAAGCCATTGAGGTGCTGTTTTTGGAACTCAGCGTGCGGGCGCTTCGGGAGGGAGGCATCTTAGCCATCGTGTTGCCGGAAGGCCTCTTCGCCAATCTGCCCTACCGACGGGTCCGGGAATGGCTGCTCCGTCACGTTCGCCCGCTGGCCATCATCAGCCTCTCCCGGAGGTTCTTCCCGGCGAAAACCTGCACCCTGTTCGCCCGGAAGGGCGGCCTTCCATCGGCGGTGCGGCTGGCCCATGCGGAGGACGAGGAGGACCTGGACCGCATCTCTGAGGAGATCCGTCAGGGGAAAGGGTTCCATCAGCCCCTCGAAGCGCTGGGGGAGAGCTGGGCGCCGCTGCATCATTTGACGCCTCCCACGCCGTCCGCGGCGTTCCCGCTGCTCCCCCTCGGCGAGCTGCTGCATGAGATGCGGGGAGGGCATGCGGAATACGGTCCCCGACGGGCCTTCTCGGAGTCCGGCATCCCCTTCCTCTCCGCGAAGACCGTGACCCCCTGGGGGATCGACCTCCGCCGGGACGGGCGGAGGATTCGACCGGGAAGCCCGATGGATCACCCCGGGGCGCGGGCCCGAAAAGGGGACGTGCTGTTCGTCCGCGTCGGCGTGGGATGCATCGGCCGGGCCGCCGTGGTGCTGGAGGACGATGAGGAAGGGATCGCGGACGATTACCTCTACATCTACATCCTCCGATTCCGACCGGACCGGATGCGGCCGGAGTTCTTCGCGCTGCTGACGCAAACGCGCTTCTTCCGAGGGGCGCTGCGACGGATCTGGCGGGGGACCGGGACGGTCACAGTGCCGCAGCGCTTGCTGCGGGAGCTTCCGGTCCCGGTCCCTCCGCTCTCCACGCAGGAGCCTTTCGCGGCGGCGTATCGCGACCTTCACCGGCGCGCCCGGGAGGGCGTTGCGGCGATGGAAGAGATCCAACGCATCATCGCGCGCCTGGAAGCATTACTGGAGGAATCTGGCGATGCCCCGCTCATTCATTCCGGTCCGCTGGGATCCAACAGCGAAACGAATCCTCTGAGATCTGCCTCTCACCCAACCCACGGGTCGGGTACGCCTTCGCCGGGAGGGAAGGCCGATCGCCGCTCGTCAGGTTCCTCTGCAAGCTAA
- a CDS encoding HEAT repeat domain-containing protein, with the protein MDLRAWRRRWQEDPQGAEAQLSALREDPEVLAAWVEDLLRDPDPEARAWACRLSVELPDARGEEALLRALEDPEPEVRAAAAWALGARPREAEAPRIAQALCARLQDLPWVAWVAAEALARYGEAALDPLIEGLRHPNPQVRILAARALARIASPRSLPALMAAREDPSLLVRHFAEVGLDRLFPTQWVWMAG; encoded by the coding sequence ATGGACCTTCGCGCCTGGCGCCGGCGATGGCAGGAGGACCCTCAGGGCGCGGAGGCCCAGCTGTCCGCCCTCCGGGAGGACCCGGAGGTCCTGGCGGCGTGGGTGGAGGATCTGCTCCGCGATCCGGATCCGGAGGCCCGGGCCTGGGCCTGCCGGCTCAGCGTGGAGCTCCCGGATGCGCGTGGGGAGGAGGCCCTGTTGCGGGCCCTTGAGGATCCAGAGCCCGAGGTGCGGGCGGCCGCCGCCTGGGCCCTGGGCGCGCGACCGCGGGAGGCGGAAGCCCCTCGCATCGCGCAGGCCCTCTGCGCTCGGCTCCAGGATCTCCCCTGGGTGGCCTGGGTGGCCGCGGAGGCCCTGGCCCGTTACGGGGAAGCGGCGCTGGACCCCCTGATCGAGGGCCTGCGCCACCCGAACCCCCAGGTCCGCATCCTCGCCGCCCGCGCCCTCGCCCGGATCGCCTCCCCCCGCAGCCTCCCAGCCCTGATGGCCGCCCGGGAGGATCCCAGCCTCCTGGTGCGTCATTTCGCCGAGGTGGGCCTCGATCGTCTCTTCCCCACCCAGTGGGTGTGGATGGCCGGGTGA
- the lysS gene encoding lysine--tRNA ligase has protein sequence MALFRDIVRRRLEKVARLRAQGIDPYPPRCRRTHTSAQAIQAFLAAGGQEDAVAVVVAGRLTAMRVMGKITFADIQDGAGRLQLFLRYDDLGEERYRFFQEMFDLGDFIEAEGTMMRTRTGEISLRVRDFRMLAKAVYPPPSRWHGLKDVETRYRRRYLDLMMNPEVREIFRTRAALIRAIRTFLDQRGFLEVETPVLQPIYGGASARPFVTYHNELKQQLYLRISFELYLKRLLVGMFERVYEIGRDFRNEGISFKHNPEFTQMECYMAYADYRDMMRLAEEMIAFAADQVLGRRTLTYQGHEIDLSPPWRRIPLRDALLEFAGIDIAQHPTRESLAEAMAARGIEVDPRASRGKLIDDLISKFVEPNLIQPTFVYDYPRDISPLAKARPDDPETVERFEGFIGGMEICNAFTELNDPLDQEQRFLEQGRAREAGDEEAHPLDEDYLDAMRYGMPPNGGLGLGIDRLTMLFTDRRSIREVILFPHLRPRERRLDEAELEELTAAPETGGGQ, from the coding sequence ATGGCCCTCTTCCGGGATATCGTCCGCCGCCGTCTGGAGAAGGTCGCTCGGTTGCGCGCCCAGGGCATCGACCCTTATCCGCCCCGCTGCCGGCGCACCCATACCAGTGCCCAGGCCATCCAGGCCTTCCTGGCCGCAGGGGGGCAGGAGGATGCGGTGGCGGTGGTGGTGGCTGGCCGCCTCACTGCCATGCGGGTTATGGGGAAGATCACCTTCGCCGACATCCAGGATGGGGCGGGGCGCCTCCAGCTGTTCCTCCGCTACGATGACCTGGGAGAGGAGCGTTATCGTTTCTTCCAGGAGATGTTCGACCTGGGCGACTTCATCGAGGCGGAGGGGACGATGATGCGCACCCGGACCGGAGAGATCTCCCTGCGGGTCCGGGACTTCCGGATGCTGGCCAAGGCCGTCTATCCTCCGCCTTCCCGCTGGCACGGCCTCAAGGATGTGGAGACCCGTTACCGGCGGCGTTACCTGGACCTAATGATGAACCCGGAGGTCCGGGAGATCTTCCGGACCCGGGCGGCGCTGATCCGGGCCATCCGGACGTTCCTGGACCAGCGGGGGTTCCTGGAGGTAGAGACCCCGGTGTTACAGCCGATCTACGGCGGGGCCTCGGCGCGGCCTTTCGTAACTTATCACAATGAGCTGAAGCAGCAGCTCTATCTGCGCATCAGCTTCGAGCTGTATCTCAAGCGCCTGCTGGTGGGGATGTTCGAGCGGGTTTATGAGATCGGCCGCGATTTTCGCAACGAGGGGATTTCCTTCAAACATAACCCTGAGTTCACCCAGATGGAGTGCTATATGGCCTACGCCGATTACCGGGACATGATGCGGCTGGCTGAGGAGATGATCGCCTTCGCCGCCGATCAGGTCCTGGGCCGTCGCACCCTGACCTATCAGGGCCATGAGATTGATCTCTCCCCGCCATGGCGCCGCATCCCCCTGCGGGACGCCCTGCTGGAGTTCGCCGGGATCGACATCGCGCAGCATCCCACCCGCGAATCCCTGGCGGAGGCCATGGCCGCCCGGGGCATCGAGGTGGATCCCCGGGCCAGCCGGGGCAAGCTGATCGACGACCTGATCTCGAAGTTCGTCGAGCCCAACCTCATCCAGCCCACCTTCGTCTACGATTACCCGCGGGACATCTCGCCCCTGGCCAAGGCCCGCCCGGACGACCCGGAGACGGTGGAGCGGTTCGAGGGGTTCATCGGAGGGATGGAGATCTGCAACGCCTTCACGGAGCTGAACGATCCCCTGGACCAGGAACAGCGGTTCCTGGAGCAGGGGCGGGCCCGGGAGGCCGGGGACGAGGAGGCCCATCCCCTGGATGAGGATTACCTGGATGCCATGCGCTATGGGATGCCGCCGAACGGTGGGTTGGGGCTGGGGATCGATCGCCTGACCATGCTTTTCACCGATCGCCGCTCCATCCGTGAGGTCATCCTCTTCCCCCATCTCCGACCTCGGGAGCGCCGCCTGGATGAGGCGGAGCTGGAGGAGCTCACGGCCGCGCCGGAAACCGGAGGCGGCCAATAG
- the greA gene encoding transcription elongation factor GreA, producing MSEQPIYLTREGYQKLLEELEYLRTVRRQEVARRLNLAMDEGNYDENAEYEAAKNEQAFVEGRIMMLESMLRRAVIIEETTGPKTFVTLGSWVTIQEEGGSTPERYQVVGSAEADPSQGRISNESPLGQALLGHRVGDVITVNAPDGVLRFRILRIE from the coding sequence ATGAGCGAGCAGCCCATCTATCTGACCCGTGAAGGCTATCAGAAGTTGTTGGAAGAGCTGGAGTACCTGCGCACCGTTCGTCGTCAGGAAGTGGCCAGGCGGCTGAACCTGGCGATGGATGAGGGCAACTACGACGAGAACGCGGAATATGAGGCGGCTAAGAACGAGCAAGCCTTTGTGGAAGGCCGCATCATGATGCTGGAATCCATGCTCCGGCGCGCGGTGATCATCGAGGAGACCACTGGACCCAAAACCTTCGTCACCCTGGGGAGCTGGGTGACCATCCAGGAGGAAGGGGGATCCACGCCGGAGCGTTATCAGGTGGTGGGCTCCGCTGAAGCCGATCCCTCCCAGGGGCGGATCTCCAATGAGTCCCCGCTGGGGCAGGCGCTCCTGGGCCACCGCGTGGGCGATGTGATCACCGTGAACGCCCCGGACGGCGTTCTTCGCTTCCGCATCCTCCGCATCGAGTAG
- a CDS encoding prepilin peptidase, producing MPFWTLFWILAWPLGMLANGLADALPARRVLPHRLQSAWIAWIRFGRRPRARELALEAGVPLLWALALGRFGPSPRGILCALYLWILALVVVTDLEHRRIYDAVILPAIALAALAAPVSPWLEGGAIGAWGMGVGAFIFFFGLAVLSRGGIGGGDATLAAFIGLITGFPQGLRALSWGVLLAGAFSLGLLLSRRGTLKTAFPYGPFLALGGALALFGS from the coding sequence ATGCCGTTCTGGACCCTCTTTTGGATCCTCGCATGGCCCCTCGGGATGCTGGCCAACGGGCTGGCCGATGCCCTGCCGGCCCGCCGGGTTCTTCCCCATCGGCTGCAGTCCGCCTGGATCGCGTGGATCCGCTTCGGGCGGCGGCCGCGGGCCCGGGAGCTGGCCCTGGAGGCGGGGGTGCCGCTGCTGTGGGCGCTGGCCCTGGGACGCTTCGGCCCTTCCCCCCGGGGGATCCTTTGCGCCCTGTATCTCTGGATCCTGGCCCTCGTGGTCGTCACCGATCTGGAGCATCGGCGGATCTATGACGCGGTGATACTGCCGGCCATCGCCCTGGCGGCCCTGGCGGCCCCGGTCTCCCCCTGGCTGGAGGGGGGCGCCATCGGGGCCTGGGGGATGGGCGTCGGCGCCTTCATCTTCTTTTTCGGGCTGGCGGTCCTCAGTCGGGGCGGGATTGGGGGCGGGGATGCGACGCTGGCGGCCTTCATCGGGCTGATCACTGGCTTCCCTCAGGGTCTGCGGGCGCTGTCATGGGGGGTTCTGCTGGCAGGGGCCTTCAGCCTGGGACTGCTGCTGTCCCGGCGGGGGACACTGAAGACGGCCTTTCCATACGGCCCCTTTCTGGCCCTGGGAGGCGCCCTCGCCCTGTTCGGAAGCTGA
- a CDS encoding Trm112 family protein yields the protein MISPELLEILRCPHCVSGPTRKEGPDPGRLQLVREAWLVCLEPDCGRKYPIRDGIPVMLIEEGDKWRDTPVDALPVPPPAA from the coding sequence ATGATCAGCCCCGAGCTCCTGGAGATCTTGCGTTGCCCGCATTGCGTGTCCGGCCCGACCCGGAAGGAGGGGCCTGACCCCGGGCGGCTGCAGCTGGTGCGGGAGGCGTGGCTGGTGTGCCTGGAGCCGGATTGCGGGCGCAAGTATCCCATCCGCGACGGCATCCCGGTGATGCTGATCGAGGAAGGCGATAAGTGGCGCGACACCCCCGTCGACGCTCTCCCGGTCCCTCCCCCTGCGGCCTGA